One region of Salvia miltiorrhiza cultivar Shanhuang (shh) chromosome 3, IMPLAD_Smil_shh, whole genome shotgun sequence genomic DNA includes:
- the LOC131015310 gene encoding uncharacterized protein LOC131015310, translating to MSSMHQTMASLPLLSGTELAVPPPAAEPQLSSLVYELAQNLQASMDNMLKMISEIEVNSAGISEEIEKSKESALQRKIQLEEKKDNFQKTTYAVFDLLNSRD from the exons ATGTCTTCCATGCATCAAACAATGGCGTCGTTACCGCTTCTATCCGGCACGGAGCTTGCTGTTCCACCGCCCGCCGCCGAGCCTCAGCTCTCTTCTCTCGTTTACG AGCTCGCTCAGAACTTGCAAGCTTCCATGGATAACATGCTTAAGATGATCAG TGAGATTGAAGTAAACTCTGCCGGCATATCAGAAGAGATAGAGAAGTCCAAAGAGTCTGCACTTCAGAGGAAGATTCAattagaagaaaagaaagataacTTCCAGAAAACTACTTATGCAGTTTTCGACTTGCTTAATAGCCGTGATTAA
- the LOC131015242 gene encoding potassium channel KAT3: protein MSASEGRSADMRSPMTADMRSPVPLLYRRHSSGEIRNLASISSSLLPAFGTIVGEGTPTLKGFVIAPYDRRYRWWQTFLVVLVVYSAWASPFELAFRKMSTSALLPIDLVVDLCFGIDIVLTFFVAYLDKSTYLLIDDHKKIATRYISHMWFPMDVASTLPFQVIYRLLTGRMHYGDVFGFLNLLRLWRLRRVSELFSRLEKDTRFSYFWTRYIKLICVTLFAVHTAGCFYYWLAVHYHVSSDTWIGSQVPHFEQRSVWLGYTYSMYWSIVTLTTTGYGDLHAENTGEKIFSIFYMLFNIGLTAYLIGNMTNLIVHSSMRTFAMRDAIHEILRYASKNRLPEGLKEQMLAHVTLKFKTAELQQEEVLEDLPKAIRTGIAQHLFRETVENSYLFKGVPEDFIVQMVPEMRAEYYPPKVDIVIQNEISTDFYIIVSGAVDIITNKNGMEQFLTSIGSPEMFGEIGVILNIPQPFTVRTKRLSQVIRISHNHFKQLVHPNRADGRIIASNFIQHLKGIKKVELEEMPFIMDLLDESNVEAIIPTEESENHDGPTQEANSGPTVHKSNILPTRVVLHGHHPDIKPKEEDGGRLAHLPDSIEDLLQLAEKKLGKRGTTVLMADGSQVEDIRALRDNDHLYIF, encoded by the exons ATGTCAGCGTCGGAGGGGAGGTCGGCGGATATGAGATCGCCGATGACGGCGGACATGAGATCGCCGGTGCCGCTGCTCTACCGGCGGCATTCGAGCGGCGAGATCAGAAATCTGGCGTCGATTTCCAGCAGTTTGCTGCCTGCTTTTGGTACAATTGTAGGAGAAGGAACTCCGACTTTGAAAGGATTTGTGATCGCACCTTACGATAGAAGATACAG GTGGTGGCAAACCTTTCTGGTGGTGCTGGTGGTTTACTCAGCATGGGCCTCTCCATTTGAGCTAGCTTTCAGGAAGATGTCAACCAGTGCCCTCTTGCCCATTGATCTCGTCGTCGATCTCTGCTTCGGCATCGACATCGTCCTCACCTTCTTCGTCGCTTACTTGGACAAATCCACCTATTTGCTCATTGATGATCATAAGAAGATAGCCACCAG GTACATTTCGCATATGTGGTTCCCCATGGACGTCGCCTCGACTCTGCCGTTCCAAGTCATCTACCGGCTCTTAACCGGGAGGATGCACTACGGCGACGTCTTCGGCTTCCTCAACTTGCTCAGGTTGTGGCGACTCCGGCGTGTTAGTGAACTGTTTTCTAG GTTAGAGAAGGACACCCGCTTCAGCTACTTCTGGACTCGATACATCAAACTGATATGC gtGACGTTGTTCGCAGTGCACACCGCGGGCTGCTTCTACTACTGGCTGGCGGTGCACTACCACGTGTCGAGCGACACGTGGATCGGATCCCAGGTTCCCCATTTCGAGCAGAGGAGCGTCTGGCTCGGATACACCTACTCCATGTACTGGTCCATCGTCACCCTCACCACGACGGGGTACGGGGACCTGCACGCGGAGAACACGGGGGAGAAGATCTTCTCCATCTTCTACATGCTCTTCAACATTGGCCTCACTGCCTACTTGATTGGAAACATGACCAATCTCATTGTCCACAGCTCCATGCGAACATTCGCCATG AGAGACGCGATACATGAGATACTACGCTATGCAAGCAAGAACAGGCTGCCGGAAGGGTTGAAAGAGCAAATGCTGGCACACGTCACGCTGAAATTCAAGACAGCAGAGCTTCAGCAAGAGGAAGTGCTTGAAGACTTACCTAAGGCTATAAGAACAGGGATCGCGCAGCATCTCTTTCGTGAAACTGTCGAGAACAGCTACCTCTTCAAAGGAGTCCCTGAAGATTTCATTGTCCAGATG GTTCCTGAGATGAGAGCAGAATACTATCCTCCCAAAGTAGACATAGTCATACAAAACGAGATATCGACAGATTTCTACATCATAGTATCCGGAGCCGTG GACATAATAACAAACAAGAATGGGATGGAGCAG TTTCTTACAAGTATAGGGTCTCCAGAAATGTTTGGTGAAATCGGGGTGATTCTCAATATTCCCCAGCCTTTTACAGTAAGAACAAAGAGGCTTTCTCAGGTCATCAGAATCAGTCACAATCATTTCAAGCAATTGGTGCATCCAAATAGAGCAGATGGAAGGATAATTGCCTCAAACTTTATTCAG CATTTGAAGGGCATAAAGAAGGTGGAGCTAGAGGAGATGCCATTTATAATGGATCTGCTGGATGAATCAAATGTTGAG GCAATCATACCAACTGAGGAGTCTGAAAATCATGACGGGCCAACCCAAGAAGCAAACA GTGGCCCCACGGTTCACAAATCGAACATACTCCCAACAAGGGTGGTCCTCCATGGCCATCATCCAGATATCAAACCTAAAGAAGAAGACGGGGGGAGGCTTGCTCATCTTCCCGATTCAATAGAAGACCTTCTGCAATTAGCAG AAAAGAAGCTCGGGAAAAGAGGAACCACTGTTCTCATGGCTGATGGCTCTCAAGTGGAGGACATAAGAGCTTTAAGGGACAATGATCACTTATACATCTTTTGA